From Flavobacterium lipolyticum, one genomic window encodes:
- a CDS encoding RNA methyltransferase, which yields MNDNFTNEYFGIGIQNGKTPENLGVLWRSAQNLGATFIFTIGNRYAKQACDTHDAVKAIPYFHYDTFEAFLDNLPKGARLVGVELNENASDLETYEHPRRCVYLLGAEDHGLSKKVMEKCHHLVKFKSVKSLNVAVAGTIIMYDRNLAKPRS from the coding sequence ATGAATGATAATTTTACAAACGAATATTTTGGTATAGGGATACAAAATGGTAAAACGCCTGAGAATTTGGGTGTACTGTGGCGATCGGCTCAAAATCTGGGAGCTACATTTATATTTACTATCGGTAATCGATATGCCAAACAAGCCTGTGATACCCACGATGCGGTAAAAGCAATTCCGTATTTCCATTACGATACCTTTGAAGCTTTTCTTGACAACTTACCTAAAGGAGCACGATTAGTGGGGGTCGAACTAAACGAAAATGCTTCCGACTTAGAGACCTACGAACATCCAAGACGCTGTGTTTATTTATTGGGCGCAGAAGATCATGGACTGTCCAAAAAAGTAATGGAAAAATGCCATCATTTAGTAAAATTTAAATCCGTAAAGAGTTTAAATGTGGCTGTTGCAGGAACTATCATTATGTACGACAGAAATTTAGCCAAACCACGCTCTTAA